Below is a genomic region from Hyalangium minutum.
TCTTCGACGACGCCAGCTTCACGATCGGCCCCCGGGATCGGGTAGGCCTGGTGGGAGCGAACGGGACGGGCAAGAGCTCGTTGATGAAGATCATCGCGGGCGCGCAGCACGCGGACTCGGGAACGCTGACGTTCGCCCGAGGGACGCGCATCGGCTACCTGCCGCAGGAACTGGCGGGGCTTCCCTCCGGGACGGTGGTGGAGGCGGTGCTGAGCACCGTGCCGGGCCGCGACTCGCTGGAGGCCCGGCTGAAGAGCACCGAGAAGGCGCTCGCTGAGGCCCCGGACGAGGAGACCCAGCTGGAGCTGTCCCAGGAACTGGCGGACCTGCACGCGGAGCTGGATCACTTCGAGGACCACTACGGCCGGCACCACGCCGAGCGGATCCTCAAGGGCCTGGGCTTCCGGGACGCGGACTTGGCCAAGCCCACGGGGGCGCTGTCGGGCGGGTGGCGGATGCGCGCGGCGCTGGCGGGGTTGCTGCTCCAGGATCCGGACCTGCTGCTGCTGGACGAGCCCACCAACCACCTGGATGTGCCCACGCTGACGTGGTTCGACGGCTTCCTGAAGCGGTCGAACAAGGCGCTGATCCTCATTTCGCACGATCGGGACTTCCTGAATCGGCAGGTGGGGAGGGTGCTGGCGCTGGAGATCGAGGGCCTGCGCACGTACGTGGGCAACTACGACGCCTACAAGCGCCAGCGGGCCGAGGAGATGGAGCTGCTGCGGGCTCGGGCGGCGAAGGTGGAGGCTCGGCGGGCGGAGCTGCAGGCGTTCATCGATCGGTTCGGCGCGAAGGCGAGCAAGGCCACGCAGGCGCAGAGCCGCGCGAAGATGCTGGCGAAGCTGGAGGAGGTGCACCTGCTGGAGGAGCGCGACACGGTGCACTTCCGGTTCCCGGAGGTGGAGCGCTCGGGGCGGGACGTGGCGATGCTGGAGGGGATCCAGAAGAGCTACGGCAGCCACGTGGTGTACTCGGGGCTGGACGCGCGGGTGGAGCGGGGGCAGCGGATCGCGGTGATTGGCGCGAACGGCGCCGGTAAGACGACGCTGCTGAAGATCATGGCGGGGGAGCTGGTGCCGGACGGGGGCCAGGTGAAGCTGGGACACAACGTGGTGATGGGGTACTACGCGCAG
It encodes:
- a CDS encoding ABC-F family ATP-binding cassette domain-containing protein, coding for MSLLIAQDVCLSYGKKVLFDDASFTIGPRDRVGLVGANGTGKSSLMKIIAGAQHADSGTLTFARGTRIGYLPQELAGLPSGTVVEAVLSTVPGRDSLEARLKSTEKALAEAPDEETQLELSQELADLHAELDHFEDHYGRHHAERILKGLGFRDADLAKPTGALSGGWRMRAALAGLLLQDPDLLLLDEPTNHLDVPTLTWFDGFLKRSNKALILISHDRDFLNRQVGRVLALEIEGLRTYVGNYDAYKRQRAEEMELLRARAAKVEARRAELQAFIDRFGAKASKATQAQSRAKMLAKLEEVHLLEERDTVHFRFPEVERSGRDVAMLEGIQKSYGSHVVYSGLDARVERGQRIAVIGANGAGKTTLLKIMAGELVPDGGQVKLGHNVVMGYYAQHHADTLDKRNTIIEEVRPLAADKPESFVRGVLGAFLFSGDDVDKPIGVLSGGERARVALAKLLLRPSNFLLMDEPTNHLDLDSTEMLIDALSKYGGTLVFVSHNRAFVNRLASQVWDVVEGKVVPHTGNLDEYLYHQEQVRLAAEAAAEAGEKGKGTEKAAPVALTEKDRKRMEAEARQRRSVVEGPIKKEIARIEERISKLEAEQKEREAQLADPALYNDFARAKPLMDTHRAGKEALETLYMEWEVAQEKLAAASASLG